From the Rhinatrema bivittatum chromosome 3, aRhiBiv1.1, whole genome shotgun sequence genome, one window contains:
- the ATF3 gene encoding cyclic AMP-dependent transcription factor ATF-3 encodes MMLQHPVQGSASEVSASAIVPCLSPTMSFGFEDFTNLTPLVKEELRFAIQNKCLSNRIPSALDTVTVSEGPLEMSILKSEFSHEDDRKKRRRERNKIAAAKCRNKKKERTECLQKESEKLESINAELKAQIEELKNEKQHLIYMLNLHRPTCIVRAQNGRTPEDERNLFIQQIKEGTLQS; translated from the exons ATGATGCTCCAACACCCTGTTCAGGGAAGTGCCTCTGAAGTCAGCGCGTCCGCAATTGTTCCTTGTTTGTCCCCTACGATGTCATTTGGATTTGAGGATTTCACAAACTTGACGCCACTAGTGAAAGAAGAATTGAGATTTGCCATCCAGAATAAATGCCTATCCAACCGAATCCCGTCAGCGCTGGACACGGTCACTGTATCAGAAGGGCCATTAGAAATGTCTATTCTGAAATCAGAG ttttcTCATGAGGATGACAGAAAAAAgcggagaagagagagaaataaaattgCAGCTGCAAAATGTAGAAACAAGAAGAAGGAACGGACAGAGTGTTTGCAAAAA GAGTCGGAAAAACTTGAATCTATCAACGCGGAGTTAAAAGCCCAGATTGAGGAGCTGAAGAACGAGAAGCAGCATCTGATATACATGCTCAACCTCCATCGGCCCACTTGCATAGTCCGAGCACAAAACGGAAGGACACCGGAGGACGAGAGAAACCTATTCATCCAGCAGATCAAGGAAGGCACCTTGCAGAGCTAA